In Candidatus Defluviilinea gracilis, the genomic window CCACCACTCATGATGGTCGATGAATTCAGAGCCGCTCGGGGTCTCCGATTCATAGCCCCACGAAACAACCAAAGGTTTCAGCAAATGCTGAACGACGGGAGAAGCATATAAAAAACCCGCGCCCTTTGGCGCGCACAACCATTTATGCAGGTTGCCGCCATAAAAATCCGCGCCTAGTGAATCGAGATGAAGCGGAACCTGCCCCGGCGCGTGAGCCCCATCCACAATGGTGAGAATACCGCGTTCGCGCGCGCGATGGATGATCTCGCGGATGGGCAGAAGGATCGCCGTCGGCGAAGTGATATGACTCACGCAGATCGCCCGGGTGTTCGGCGTTGCGCCCGCAAAGAACTCTTCGATGAATTTCTCTTCAGACACAATAGGCGTGGAGGTCGGCTGGTTGATATAGTTGAAGCCGCGTTCCCTCGAAAGAAATCGCCACATGCGATCGACCGCGCCATATTCGTGATTCGTAGCCAGCACTTCATCGCCCGCGCCCAATTCAAGCGAGCGGGCGATGATATTCAGGGAGACCGTCACGTTTTGGGTATACACGAGATGATCGGCATGAGCGCCGAGATATTTTCCAAGCCGCGCGCGAGAGTCTGCCAACAAGGAAGTGATCCGCCTCCCCAAAAATTCGACGGGCTGTTTTTCCATCTCGTGTTGCCAGCGTTGGTAATCGTCCATGACCGGCTTCGGGGTTGCCCCGAACGAACCATGATTGAGGAATGTGACTGAAGGGTCGAGTTGAAAGTGAGTGTTCAGGTTATTCATGCGGCAATCGTACTCGAAAACGGACTTTTGCGTCGCGCGAACGCTGAAAAGACTCTTTGCCGCAGAGATCGTCCAGCAAAAAACCTCTTTACCGTACATTGGCGCTAAAGTGTCGCCATGGCGTCATGCGACACCCGCAAAGAACACAAAGAAAACCTTTTTAACTTGGCGACCTTAGCGCGCTTTGCGGTAAAGATCTTTCATGTACGGTAGAGAACAAAAAACTGAAAATCTCGCGGCACACCTTGTTGCCAAATCCGTGTGATAATCTGTGAAAATCCATGCTTAACCAAATTTTTCGTCTCCACGATATTCCTTCTGATCACCATTCGAATTTCAAACATCTTTATTTCGACATCGCCTGGTTTGGGCTGTTAAGCGGCTCGGCGGTCAACTTCCTCAGTGTCTACATCACGCGCATCGGCGGCACAGGTTTTGAAATCGGTCTGATCAGCGCCATGTCGGCGGTGGTAAACCTTGTCCTCGCCATTCCAGCAGGCAAATGGCTCGAAAAACGGGATACCAGCAAAGCCATCTTCTGGACTTCCGTCGTATACCGGATAGGCTTCTTCCCGTTCATCGTCCTTCCCATCCTATTGTCTGAAGAAAGTCAGATTGCCGCATTCATCCTACTGACATTTTTCATGTCGATCCCCTTGACTCCGCTCGGCGTGGGTTTCAACGCCTTATTTGCCGAAGTTGTCCCGGTCGAATATCGCGCCCATGTGGCTGGTATCCGCAACATCATGTTTGCTCTCGCCTACATGCTCTCGTCGGTCGCAAGCGGATATCTGCTCGACACCGTTTCATTCCCGCTTGGATATCAGATCGTCTTTGCCGCTGGCGCGATTGGCGCGGCGATGAGCAGTTATCATCTCTATTTTGTCGCGCCGATGCATAAGGGACAAACCCCGCCGCCTCCCTCAATTCAACCTGCTTCGCCCGCCCCGGCGAGTTCCGCCGCCCGAAATTTCCTCTCCGCTTTGCGTTTCGATATCTGGAGGTCTCCGTTTCGGAACGTGCTCATTGGCTTATTCGCGTTTCACGCATCGCAATATCTGCCCACTCCTTTATTCCCGCTCTACAATATCCGCGTGCTGGGGTTGAACGATAACAACATCGGCATTGGCACCGCGCTGTTCTACCTAACCGTCCTGTTGGGGTCCACGCAACTCCGAAGAATGGCGCATCGTGTTGGCAACAAAGTATTAACCGGCTGGAGCGCCGCGCTCATGGCGTTGTATCCGCTGTTACTGGCGGGTTCCACGAACGTCTGGCAATACTATGGAATCTCCCTGATCGGCGGGTTGAACTTCGCCATGGTCTCCGGTGTCTATGCCAACTATATGCTCGACCACATTCCTCCAGACGACCGTCAGGCGCACCTGGCGTGGTACAACATCATCCTCAACGCCTCGATCCTGATCGGCTCGCTGGGGGGACCTGTGCTGGGCGAACTTATGGGTTTATCCGCCGCCCTGCTGTTGATCGCTGTGTTGCGCTTTCTGGCAGGAATATTAATTTTGAAGTGGGGATGACCGTTGCGCGATCGAAAAAGTCACGCCGGGGATTGTGGTAATATCCAATGATGACCGATGACGTTAAAATCGTAGCTAACAACCGCAAAGCCGGTTTTGAATATTTTCTGCTTGAAAAGTTCGAAGCGGGGCTCGTCCTTCAAGGAAGCGAGATCAAATCGATACGAGCGGGGCAAATGAGCATACAAGAATCCTATGTGGATATCGAAAACGGCGAACAGGCATGGCTGGTCGAGGCGCACATCGCGCCATACGAGCAAGCCAACCGCAACAACCACGAGCCAAAACGCAAGCGGAAACTTCTCCTCCACAAAAAGCAGATCCGCGAACTGTGGAATAACGTCCGCATCAAAGGCATGACGGTCGTGCCGACGCGCGTCTACCTCAAAAACGGACGCGCCAAGATCGAGATCGCGCTCGCCAAAGGTAAAAAGGCATACGATAAACGAGCGACCATTGCCAAGCGAGACGAGGCGAGAAGCGCGGAACGCCAAACCCGCGTACGATAAATCTCATCTTTCTTCGTTCGTCCCATCGTTGGAGCGAAAGGAGAAAGAGGAAAGAACTTAACCCACGTGCAACCCTTCACCATCGGCGGCATCAACAAACTCCCCGAAGCGGAGAAGCGGGACATGTATTCCCGCTACATTCCAGCAGAACTCACCGAAAAGTTTCATCTCGAAAACGTGGCGGAAAACCGCGATCTTCTGCGCTTCCGTTTTGCGGAAGGTTCCAGCGATGTAGAAATGATGCTGTATCACCAGGCAGACTTCCCCGACCCAATTCTCTACGCTCATCTCGCCGATTCAATGAACGGGCAGATCTTTATCCTGCTTTATATTTTGAACGATCCCGCCTCGCCGCGCTTCGATGTGGACAAAATGCCCGATGGAAGCCCCACCGGCTTTGGGATTCGAAAACGAAATATGGAAGCCGAACAAGCCGCCATGTTCGCGGGGCTCGCCCCCGGTCAAGTCCGACGCGGCTTGCGTTCCCTGCGTTCGGCGATTCGCGCTTTCGAAGAGTTCATGACCTATCTCAAGCATGACATGTATTACATCGAGCCGTTGTACTATCATAACGCGGTCATCTTTGAACGGTATGGGTTCAGCTATCAGTCGGGGAAAAAGTTAATGAGCCAGATCCACGACGGATTCGCGGAAGGAGGCATTCTGCGTGAACGCCTGAATGATTCAAGTCCGTTTCGTTCTCGCGGCGCGGCAAATAGCATCCGACTTCGCTCCTGGGCGATCCACGATGGGATTCTCGGAGAACCGTTTACCAAGGTCACTATGTACAAACGTGTGGGAACTTCTGCAACGATCAGCACCACGCCAGGCTGTGAGTGGTAAAAGAAAACAGCACAACGCAAATCGCATTGTGCTGTTAAGTAGCGGGGGCAGGACTTGAACCTGCGACCTTCGGGTTATGAGCCCGACGAGCTGCCACTGCTCCACCCCGCATCGGGTACCAAAGCCCGCCGATAGTACCACAGGCAACAATCAACGTCAAGCAAGAGGAAGAATATGCGGATGGCTTTCCCAAAGTCAGATGATTCTTACGCGAACGAGCGAAGAGCGCAAATAACCTCAGGAAAATTCGTGAAATTCGCCTATTCGCGCCATTCGCGCTCTTCGCTAGACTTTATCCATTCGGAGATTAGCAAAAAAGCAGGTCAGGATGAAAGATATTAAGATCGTCACATCGGGTCGTCACGGAAGAATCCAATATGTGGAAGGCTGGCTGAAAAAGAATATCTGCGAGTTCTACTGGGAATTTGGAGGCGGCGATACGGTCGCCATGGTCTGGTTTCCAGCCGAAACGGAGTGGGATGCGCTGTATCCATGGGCAAAAGGACGCAGGCGCGAGATTCTCGATTACGTGGCGGAACAAACTCACCGCCGTAAAGCGCCGTCCACGCGCGTCAAATGGGATGGGGATTGTCTACTTTTCGTGGAAGGATGAATTTTTTGCAACCATCGTACTATTTTTCAATTCAGTCGTAATGGTAAAATTGTCGCTATGTCTGAGGAGACAAAAGGTTACCTGCTCGTAGTAGACGACATCCCCGATATTCTCAACCTGCTCGATACTACCCTCAAGTTCAAAGGGTATCGAGTGGTGACGGCGCGCAATGGGGAGGAAGCGCTGGAGGCGATCAAGCAAGAACGCCCGCTGCTGGTGATCGCCGATATCTTGATGCCGAAGATGGATGGGTTTAGTCTCGTCCATCGCCTGCGCATCGACCCCGCCA contains:
- a CDS encoding aminotransferase class V-fold PLP-dependent enzyme, giving the protein MNNLNTHFQLDPSVTFLNHGSFGATPKPVMDDYQRWQHEMEKQPVEFLGRRITSLLADSRARLGKYLGAHADHLVYTQNVTVSLNIIARSLELGAGDEVLATNHEYGAVDRMWRFLSRERGFNYINQPTSTPIVSEEKFIEEFFAGATPNTRAICVSHITSPTAILLPIREIIHRARERGILTIVDGAHAPGQVPLHLDSLGADFYGGNLHKWLCAPKGAGFLYASPVVQHLLKPLVVSWGYESETPSGSEFIDHHEWWGTRDHAAFLAVPAAIDFQEKYHWDAVRDACHDLAKDAQRRICELTGLAPLHPPTGNWFRQLFAAPLPSRVNTAELKNQLYEKFRIEVPILEWNGNKLIRVSVQGYNTEEDLDILLRALASLLA
- a CDS encoding MFS transporter, translated to MLNQIFRLHDIPSDHHSNFKHLYFDIAWFGLLSGSAVNFLSVYITRIGGTGFEIGLISAMSAVVNLVLAIPAGKWLEKRDTSKAIFWTSVVYRIGFFPFIVLPILLSEESQIAAFILLTFFMSIPLTPLGVGFNALFAEVVPVEYRAHVAGIRNIMFALAYMLSSVASGYLLDTVSFPLGYQIVFAAGAIGAAMSSYHLYFVAPMHKGQTPPPPSIQPASPAPASSAARNFLSALRFDIWRSPFRNVLIGLFAFHASQYLPTPLFPLYNIRVLGLNDNNIGIGTALFYLTVLLGSTQLRRMAHRVGNKVLTGWSAALMALYPLLLAGSTNVWQYYGISLIGGLNFAMVSGVYANYMLDHIPPDDRQAHLAWYNIILNASILIGSLGGPVLGELMGLSAALLLIAVLRFLAGILILKWG
- the smpB gene encoding SsrA-binding protein SmpB; translated protein: MTDDVKIVANNRKAGFEYFLLEKFEAGLVLQGSEIKSIRAGQMSIQESYVDIENGEQAWLVEAHIAPYEQANRNNHEPKRKRKLLLHKKQIRELWNNVRIKGMTVVPTRVYLKNGRAKIEIALAKGKKAYDKRATIAKRDEARSAERQTRVR